The following proteins are co-located in the Telopea speciosissima isolate NSW1024214 ecotype Mountain lineage chromosome 9, Tspe_v1, whole genome shotgun sequence genome:
- the LOC122639623 gene encoding 5'-adenylylsulfate reductase 3, chloroplastic-like, whose translation MALAASSSAISSSISSRSFGPQELRAPQIGSFRPLDRTFLPSVAANSAGRRCLVKPVYAEPKRSDSIVPLAATVATPEVEVVEKVFETEDFEKLAIDLLDASPLAIIDKALEKFGNDIAIAFSGAEDVALIEYAKLTGRPFRVFSLDTGRLNPETYKFFDTVEKHYGIRIEYMFPDAVEVQGLVRAKGLFSFYEDGHQECCRVRKVRPLRRALKGLRAWITGQRKDQSPGTRAEIPVVQVDPSFEGMDGGVGSLVKWNPLANVNGLDIWNFLRAMNVPVNTLHSQGYVSIGCEPCTRPVLPGQHEREGRWWWEDAKAKECGLHKGNIKQEGESQNGTVNGSPQTNGNAAVADIFSTGNVVNLTRAGIENLTRLEDRREPWLVVLYAPWCPFCQAMEGSYVESAEKLAGSGVKVGKFRADGEQKAFAQRELQLGSFPTILFFPKHAAQPVKYSSEKRDVDSLMAFVNALR comes from the exons ATGGCTCTTGCTGCATCTTCGTCTGCGATTTCTAGCTCAATCTCTTCCCGTTCCTTCGGTCCCCAGGAGCTCAGag CTCCTCAGATCGGTTCATTTCGACCATTAGATCGAACCTTCCTCCCATCTGTGGCGGCGAATTCTGCCGGACGGCGGTGCTTAGTGAAACCAGTCTACGCTGAACCAAAACGCAGCGATTCCATTGTTCCTCTCGCAGCAACCGTAGCCACTCCTG AGGTGGAAGTGGTAGAGAAggtatttgaaacagaagattTCGAGAAATTAGCTATAGATCTTCTTGATGCTTCTCCTCTCGCCATTATTGATAAAGCCCTTGAGAAATTCGGAAATGACATCGCTATTGCTTTCAG TGGAGCAGAGGATGTGGCCTTAATCGAGTATGCGAAGTTGACAGGGCGGCCATTTAGGGTGTTCAGCCTTGACACAGGGAGGCTCAACCCTGAGACTTACAAGTTCTTTGACACAGTCGAGAAGCACTATGGTATTCGAATCGAATACATGTTTCCTGATGCGGTTGAGGTGCAGGGGTTGGTTAGGGCCAAGGGGCTTTTCTCCTTCTACGAGGATGGGCACCAGGAGTGCTGCAGAGTGAGGAAGGTGAGGCCTCTGCGGAGGGCACTCAAGGGTCTTCGTGCTTGGATCACGGGACAGCGCAAAGATCAGTCTCCAGGTACCAGGGCCGAAATCCCCGTTGTCCAGGTAGACCCCTCGTTCGAAGGAATGGATGGCGGGGTCGGCAGCCTTGTTAAGTGGAACCCACTTGCAAACGTGAATGGCCTTGATATCTGGAACTTCCTGCGGGCGATGAATGTGCCCGTCAATACGTTACACTCACAGGGTTACGTCTCAATTGGTTGCGAGCCCTGCACAAGACCGGTGTTGCCAGGGCAACACGAGAGAGAAGGGAGATGGTGGTGGGAGGACGCCAAGGCCAAGGAGTGTGGCCTTCACAAGGGCAACATCAAACAGGAAGGCGAGTCCCAAAACGGTACAGTAAATGGGAGCCCCCAAACAAACGGAAACGCCGCCGTCGCTGACATTTTTAGTACCGGCAACGTGGTGAACCTGACCAGGGCTGGGATTGAGAATTTGACCAGATTGGAGGACCGAAGAGAACCCTGGCTAGTGGTGCTCTATGCGCCTTGGTGCCCTTTCTGCcag GCTATGGAAGGATCGTACGTGGAGTCAGCAGAGAAGCTGGCTGGGAGTGGAGTGAAAGTTGGGAAGTTCAGGGCAGATGGAGAGCAGAAGGCATTCGCACAGAGAGAGCTGCAGCTTGGGAGCTTCCCCACCATACTATTCTTTCCGAAACACGCAGCACAGCCAGTGAAGTACTCGTCCGAGAAGCGAGACGTTGATTCATTGATGGCTTTCGTGAATGCTCTCCGGTGA